The Methyloferula stellata AR4 genome includes a window with the following:
- a CDS encoding DUF6165 family protein: MSRSLHRRDRAEIMVPCGIGELIDKITILEIKADHISDPQQLDNVRYELALLRVMKIEKNLVGAALERLEGELKTTNARLWDIEDALRLHESRQDFGTGFVELARQVYQTNDRRAALKKAINILFNSSIVEEKSYAGGPLSAPKSGTA, encoded by the coding sequence GTGAGCAGAAGCCTTCATCGCCGTGATCGCGCCGAGATCATGGTTCCATGCGGCATCGGCGAGCTCATCGACAAGATCACGATTTTGGAGATCAAGGCGGATCACATTTCCGATCCGCAGCAGCTCGATAACGTGCGCTATGAGTTGGCTCTGCTGCGCGTCATGAAGATCGAAAAAAATCTGGTCGGTGCCGCGCTTGAGCGTCTCGAAGGTGAGCTCAAGACCACCAATGCGCGGCTTTGGGATATTGAAGACGCGCTGCGCCTGCACGAATCCAGGCAGGATTTCGGCACGGGTTTCGTCGAGCTTGCGCGGCAGGTCTATCAGACGAACGACCGGCGCGCTGCTTTGAAGAAAGCGATCAACATTCTCTTCAATTCCTCGATCGTCGAGGAAAAATCCTACGCAGGCGGTCCGCTTTCGGCGCCGAAATCGGGGACTGCATGA
- the phbB gene encoding acetoacetyl-CoA reductase, protein MARVAVVSGGTRGIGAAISKALKAAGYKVAANYAGNDEAAGAFKAETGIPVYKWDVSNYEACASGLGRIAQELGAVEILVNNAGITRDTMLHKMKPEQWHEVINTNLNSLFNMTRPVIEGMRERGFGRVVNISSINGQRGQLGQTNYAASKAGDLGFTKALARESANKGITVNAICPGYIATEMVKAIPEDFMKQKILPVIPLGRIGEPEEVARCVVFLAADDAGFITGSTISINGGQIMY, encoded by the coding sequence ATGGCGCGCGTAGCAGTAGTCAGCGGCGGAACCCGTGGGATCGGCGCCGCGATCAGCAAGGCTTTAAAAGCAGCCGGTTATAAGGTGGCGGCCAATTATGCCGGCAACGATGAGGCAGCCGGCGCCTTCAAGGCCGAGACCGGCATACCCGTCTATAAATGGGATGTGTCGAATTACGAGGCCTGCGCGTCGGGGCTCGGGCGCATCGCGCAAGAGCTTGGAGCGGTCGAAATTCTCGTCAACAATGCCGGCATCACGCGCGACACGATGCTTCACAAGATGAAGCCCGAGCAATGGCATGAGGTGATCAACACGAACCTCAATTCGCTCTTCAACATGACGCGGCCGGTGATCGAAGGGATGCGCGAGCGCGGCTTCGGGCGCGTCGTCAATATCTCATCGATCAACGGACAGAGAGGCCAGCTCGGGCAGACCAATTATGCCGCCTCCAAGGCGGGCGATCTCGGTTTCACCAAGGCGCTCGCCCGCGAAAGCGCCAATAAGGGCATCACCGTCAATGCGATCTGCCCCGGCTATATCGCGACCGAAATGGTGAAGGCGATCCCAGAGGATTTCATGAAGCAGAAGATTCTGCCGGTGATTCCGCTTGGCCGGATCGGCGAGCCGGAAGAAGTCGCGCGCTGCGTGGTATTTCTCGCCGCGGACGACGCAGGCTTCATCACCGGCTCGACCATCAGCATCAACGGCGGCCAGATCATGTATTAG
- the phaR gene encoding polyhydroxyalkanoate synthesis repressor PhaR, with protein sequence MGSEKQPITIKKYANRRLYNTGTSAYVTLEDLADMVKKGEDFVVFDAKSGEEITRSVLTQIIFEQEGKGGQSLLPITFLRQLIRFYGDSIQMLVPSYLEFTIDRLTSDQEKFRDQFANGLSGGLGAASPLGSQTRQIFGPLEEQARKNMAMFTQALSMFSPFGVGASGPAPTANSHPEPATPPPQTEDSKSDIEEMKRQLGELQKRIEGIIPKE encoded by the coding sequence ATGGGCAGCGAAAAGCAACCGATCACCATCAAGAAATATGCAAACCGGCGCCTCTATAATACCGGGACAAGCGCCTATGTGACGCTCGAAGACCTGGCCGATATGGTCAAAAAGGGCGAGGATTTTGTCGTGTTCGACGCCAAGAGCGGGGAAGAAATTACCCGCTCCGTGCTTACGCAGATTATTTTCGAGCAGGAGGGCAAAGGCGGCCAGAGCCTTCTGCCGATCACTTTTCTGAGGCAATTGATCCGCTTCTATGGCGACAGCATTCAAATGCTGGTGCCGAGTTATCTCGAATTTACGATCGACCGGCTGACTTCGGATCAGGAAAAATTTCGCGACCAATTCGCCAATGGGCTGAGTGGCGGGCTTGGCGCCGCCTCGCCCTTGGGCAGCCAGACGCGGCAGATTTTCGGCCCGCTCGAGGAACAGGCCCGCAAGAACATGGCGATGTTCACCCAGGCCCTCTCGATGTTCAGCCCGTTCGGCGTCGGCGCCAGCGGGCCGGCACCCACCGCCAATTCCCACCCCGAGCCCGCAACGCCGCCGCCGCAGACCGAAGATTCGAAGAGCGACATCGAGGAAATGAAACGCCAGCTCGGCGAATTGCAGAAGCGGATCGAGGGGATCATCCCCAAGGAATGA
- a CDS encoding acetyl-CoA C-acetyltransferase: MSSEIVVVGAARTAVGSFNGAFANTHAHELGAAVIKAALQRAKVDAADVDEVILGQVLGAGEGQNPARQAAMAAGVPQEKTAWSLNQVCGSGLRAVALGMQQIANEDAKVIVAGGQENMSLAPHAAHLRSGTKMGDFKFIDTMLRDGLMDAFQGYHMGITAENIAAKWQISRDDQDKFALISQNKAEAAQAAGKFKDEIVPFTITGRKGDTIVDADEYIRIGATIEALAKLKPAFSKEGTVTAGNASGINDGAAVVVLMSAKEAKARGLTPLARIASWATAGVDPSIMGTGPIPASRKALEKAGWKVKDLELIEGNEAFASQAIAVDKEMGWDPAIVNVNGGAIAIGHPIGASGARILVTLLHEMGRRGAKKGLATLCIGGGMGIALTVER, from the coding sequence ATGTCGAGTGAGATCGTTGTGGTCGGTGCTGCGCGCACCGCTGTCGGATCCTTCAATGGCGCCTTCGCCAACACGCACGCGCATGAGCTGGGCGCGGCCGTCATCAAAGCCGCGCTCCAACGCGCCAAGGTCGATGCGGCCGACGTCGATGAGGTCATCCTCGGCCAGGTGCTCGGCGCTGGCGAAGGCCAGAACCCGGCACGCCAAGCCGCGATGGCCGCGGGCGTGCCTCAGGAGAAGACCGCCTGGAGCCTCAATCAGGTTTGCGGCTCAGGCCTGCGCGCGGTCGCACTCGGCATGCAGCAAATCGCCAACGAGGACGCCAAGGTGATCGTCGCCGGCGGCCAGGAAAACATGTCGCTTGCCCCGCACGCGGCGCATTTGCGCTCCGGCACCAAAATGGGCGATTTCAAATTCATCGATACGATGTTGCGCGACGGTCTGATGGATGCCTTTCAAGGCTACCACATGGGCATCACGGCCGAGAATATCGCCGCCAAATGGCAGATCAGCCGCGACGATCAAGATAAATTCGCGCTTATATCTCAGAACAAAGCCGAAGCCGCGCAGGCCGCCGGGAAATTCAAGGACGAGATCGTGCCCTTCACGATCACCGGCCGCAAGGGCGACACGATCGTCGATGCGGATGAATATATCCGCATCGGCGCGACGATCGAGGCTCTGGCCAAGTTGAAGCCGGCTTTCTCGAAAGAGGGCACGGTGACGGCCGGCAATGCGTCGGGCATCAATGATGGCGCGGCCGTAGTCGTCCTCATGAGCGCCAAGGAAGCCAAAGCGCGCGGCCTCACACCGCTCGCGCGCATCGCTTCATGGGCCACGGCGGGCGTCGATCCGTCGATCATGGGAACCGGTCCCATCCCCGCCTCCCGCAAGGCGCTCGAAAAGGCCGGCTGGAAAGTGAAGGATCTCGAACTGATCGAAGGAAACGAGGCCTTCGCCTCTCAGGCGATCGCCGTCGACAAGGAAATGGGCTGGGATCCCGCCATCGTGAACGTGAACGGCGGCGCCATCGCGATCGGCCATCCGATCGGCGCATCTGGCGCCCGCATTCTCGTGACGCTGCTCCATGAAATGGGCCGCCGTGGCGCAAAGAAAGGTCTCGCGACCCTTTGCATCGGCGGCGGCATGGGCATCGCGCTCACCGTCGAACGCTAG
- a CDS encoding cupin domain-containing protein, whose protein sequence is MDKSAAEIIRLLDLAPHPEGGFFRETFRDPAQDADGRSASTLIYFLLPAGSISAWHRVDAVESWHFYAGAPLRLSQWCGEGPVATHVLGADLFAGQKPQCVVPKDWWQSAESLGEWTLVGCGVAPGFSFSGFQLAPPGWQPV, encoded by the coding sequence ATGGATAAAAGCGCCGCCGAGATCATCCGGCTTCTCGATCTCGCGCCGCATCCGGAAGGCGGCTTTTTTCGCGAGACGTTCCGAGATCCCGCGCAAGACGCAGACGGCCGTTCGGCTTCGACTCTGATTTATTTCCTCCTGCCCGCGGGAAGCATCTCGGCCTGGCATCGGGTCGATGCGGTCGAATCCTGGCACTTCTACGCAGGCGCGCCGCTTCGGCTTTCGCAATGGTGCGGCGAAGGGCCGGTCGCGACGCATGTCTTGGGCGCCGATCTTTTCGCCGGGCAAAAGCCGCAATGCGTCGTGCCGAAAGATTGGTGGCAGAGTGCCGAATCGCTCGGCGAATGGACACTCGTCGGCTGCGGCGTCGCGCCGGGATTTAGCTTTTCAGGGTTTCAACTGGCGCCGCCCGGCTGGCAGCCAGTTTGA
- the gloB gene encoding hydroxyacylglutathione hydrolase — protein sequence MSLSIHQFMCLSDNFGVLVHDPETGATAAIDAPDAQPILQALAKKGWELTDILITHHHFDHTQGIAGLKAAFPRARVVGPAQEAAKIAGLDLEVGEGDVVKVGSCEAMVIEVPGHTSGHIAYWFESEDLLFSGDTLFAMGCGRGFEEPAPVLYRSLMKLAALPAETKIYCGHEYTLSNARFALSVDPENSTLQDRANVVAMLRENGQFTLPTTMALELATNPFLRADEPAIQATLGMRGADPAAVFTELRERKNNF from the coding sequence ATGAGCCTTTCGATCCATCAATTCATGTGCCTATCGGATAATTTCGGCGTCCTCGTGCATGATCCGGAAACCGGGGCGACCGCCGCCATCGATGCGCCCGACGCCCAGCCGATCTTGCAGGCGCTGGCGAAAAAAGGCTGGGAGCTGACCGATATTCTCATCACCCATCATCATTTCGATCATACCCAAGGCATAGCGGGCCTCAAGGCGGCTTTTCCTCGCGCCCGTGTCGTTGGGCCAGCGCAGGAAGCCGCGAAAATCGCAGGTCTCGATCTCGAAGTCGGCGAAGGCGACGTCGTTAAGGTCGGCTCGTGCGAAGCCATGGTGATCGAAGTCCCCGGCCATACGTCCGGACATATCGCCTATTGGTTCGAAAGCGAGGATCTTTTGTTTTCGGGCGACACTCTCTTCGCGATGGGCTGCGGCCGCGGCTTCGAAGAGCCGGCGCCGGTGCTTTACCGCTCCTTGATGAAACTCGCGGCCTTGCCCGCCGAAACCAAGATCTATTGTGGGCATGAATATACGCTGTCCAATGCGCGCTTCGCCTTGAGCGTCGATCCGGAAAACAGCACTTTGCAGGATCGCGCCAATGTGGTCGCGATGCTGCGCGAGAATGGCCAGTTCACGCTGCCGACGACGATGGCCCTTGAACTCGCGACGAATCCTTTTCTGCGCGCCGACGAACCCGCCATTCAAGCGACACTCGGCATGCGCGGCGCCGATCCCGCCGCCGTCTTCACCGAGCTGCGCGAACGCAAGAACAATTTTTAG
- a CDS encoding UDP-glucose dehydrogenase family protein: MRIAMIGSGYVGLVSGACFADFGHVVTCVDKDAAKVAALRDGKVPIYEPGLPELVATNIHAGRLSFVIDMAEAVAEADAVFIAVGTPSRRGDGHADLSYVYEVAAEIAPFIQGFTVVVTKSTVPIGTGDEVERIIRAKRPDADVAVVSNPEFLREGAAIEDFKRPDRIVVGTEDERARAVMTEVYRPLYLNRAPILFTARRTSELIKYASNAFLATKITFINEIADLCESVGADVQDVARGIGLDNRIGGKFLHAGPGYGGSCFPKDTLALIKTGQDAGTPLRIVEVVAASNDYRKRTMARKIIMACNGSVRGKKIAILGLTFKPNTDDMRESPALTIITVLQDGGGAVIAYDPQGVEQARQLLSDVTFAHDPYSCAEGADAVVIMTEWNEFRALDFTRLRNAMRGDVLVDLRNVYNAELAAQYGFAYTSVGRNATASLKTEIKAAE, from the coding sequence ATGCGGATAGCGATGATTGGAAGCGGCTATGTCGGGCTTGTGTCTGGAGCCTGTTTTGCGGATTTCGGTCATGTCGTGACCTGCGTCGACAAGGACGCCGCGAAGGTCGCGGCTTTGCGCGACGGCAAGGTGCCGATCTATGAGCCGGGCCTGCCCGAACTCGTCGCGACGAATATCCATGCCGGGCGCCTGTCCTTCGTCATCGACATGGCCGAGGCGGTGGCTGAGGCCGACGCCGTCTTCATCGCGGTCGGCACGCCGTCGCGGCGCGGCGACGGCCATGCCGATCTCTCCTATGTCTATGAGGTCGCGGCCGAGATCGCGCCCTTCATCCAAGGCTTCACCGTCGTCGTGACCAAATCGACGGTGCCGATCGGCACCGGCGACGAGGTCGAGCGGATCATTCGCGCCAAGCGCCCCGACGCTGATGTCGCCGTCGTGTCCAATCCGGAATTTCTGCGCGAGGGCGCGGCGATCGAGGATTTCAAACGGCCCGACCGCATCGTCGTCGGCACCGAGGACGAGCGCGCCCGCGCGGTGATGACGGAAGTCTATAGGCCGCTTTATCTCAACCGCGCGCCGATCCTGTTTACCGCAAGGCGGACGTCCGAACTCATCAAATATGCGTCGAACGCGTTTCTGGCGACGAAGATCACCTTCATCAACGAGATCGCCGATCTCTGCGAAAGCGTCGGCGCCGACGTGCAGGATGTCGCGCGCGGCATCGGCCTCGACAATCGCATCGGCGGCAAGTTTCTGCATGCCGGGCCAGGCTATGGCGGCTCGTGCTTTCCGAAGGACACTTTGGCGCTGATCAAGACCGGGCAGGATGCCGGCACGCCTTTGCGCATCGTCGAGGTCGTCGCAGCCTCGAACGATTATCGCAAGCGTACCATGGCGCGCAAAATCATCATGGCCTGCAACGGCTCGGTGCGGGGCAAGAAGATCGCGATCCTCGGCCTCACCTTCAAGCCGAACACGGACGACATGCGCGAATCGCCGGCGCTCACGATCATCACGGTTTTGCAGGACGGCGGCGGCGCGGTGATCGCCTATGATCCGCAGGGCGTCGAGCAGGCCAGGCAGCTCCTGAGCGACGTGACATTCGCGCACGATCCCTATAGCTGCGCGGAAGGCGCCGATGCCGTGGTCATCATGACCGAATGGAACGAGTTCCGGGCGCTTGACTTCACCCGGCTGCGCAACGCGATGCGCGGCGACGTGCTGGTCGATCTGCGCAATGTCTATAATGCCGAGCTCGCCGCCCAATATGGCTTCGCCTATACGAGCGTCGGCCGCAACGCCACCGCCTCCCTCAAAACCGAAATCAAGGCCGCGGAGTAG